DNA sequence from the Agrobacterium tumefaciens genome:
GTTTTCAAGCGCAAGGGCTTCGACGCCGCCAGCATGAACGACATCACCCGGGAAGCGGGCGTTTCCAAGGGTACGATCTATGTTTATTTCTCCAACAAGGAAGATCTGTTCGCCGCCCTCGTCGATCAGCACCGGCAGGAATTCGCCACCTCCATGCGCAACATTCTGGCCGGCACCGAAGAGGTGCGCGAAGGCCTGAAGCAGTTCGGCAAGGCCTTCGCCAACAAGATGATCTGTTCGGACATGGTCCCTGCCATGCGCTCGGTCATCGGCGTCATCGACCGCATGCCGAAGCTGGCGCAGCGTTTCTTCATCGCGGCGCCCAATAATGTGCGCACCGTGCTTCAGGATTTCATCGAGCACCACGTGGCGCTCGGACACCTGAAAGTGGATGACGTCGAGCTTGCCGCCCGGCAATATATAGAGCTTTCCACCGGCACCTTCTTCAAGCTGCGCCTGTTCGGAGAAATCGACGGTCCGGTTCCCGAAGAGGAACTCGACCGGGTGATCAACAGCGCCATCACGGTATTCATGGCGGCTTACGGAACCAACAGGGCCTGATTTCATTCAGCAACGGCACCAGCGCCGACACCCGGCCTGCGCGAAATTTCGATGAAATCTTGCGTGGTGGGGGCCTCATGCGCTTGTTTCTCGCGTATTGCGCTATAAATTCCACCCACCGAATGTTTCGGCTGGCCTTGTTGCTGAAAGGAAAACCTACCTGATGGAGTCCATTCTCCCTCTTCTATCTGACCCCGCCGCCTGGGTGGCGCTCGTCACGCTGATCGTCATGGAGGTCGTGCTCGGCATCGACAACCTGATCTTCATCTCCATCCTCACCAACAAGCTGCCGCCTGAACAGCGCGAAAAAGCCCGCAAGATCGGCATCGGCCTTGCCCTCGTCATGCGTCTCGGTCTGCTCGGCACCGTTGCCTGGATCGTGCAGCTCACCACACCGGTGTTTGAAGTCTTCGGCCACGCCTTCTCGTGGAAGGACATGATCCTGATCGCCGGCGGTCTCTTCCTCGTGTGGAAGGCCACCAAGGAAATCCACCACAATGTCGATCCTGAAGATCACAAGGAAGACATGGTGGGTGGCCCGGTGGCGATGAACTTCGGCGCTGCCATCGGCCAGATCCTGCTGCTCGACCTCGTCTTTTCGGTCGACAGCATCATCACCGCCGTCGGAATGACGCCACATCTGCCGATCATGATCGTCGCCGTCGTCGTCGCCGTTGCCGTCATGCTGCTCGCCGCAACCCCGCTCGCCAACTTCATCGAGCGCAACCCCACCATCGTCATGCTGGCGCTCGCCTTCCTGATGATGATCGGCACGACGCTGATCGCCGAAGGCATGGGCTTCCATGTTCCCAAGGGTTATGTCTATGCCGCCATGGCGTTTTCTGCGTTGGTGGAAGTGCTTAACATGTTTGCGCGCAATGCGCGGCAGCGCAAGAAGGCAGAAGCTTCGGGCGACACCCGGCATTAACGCCCGGATATCAACGCCATTGTCCCTGTCATGCCGGATCAAGTCCCGGCATGACAGGAGAGATATGAAGCTCCGGCCCGGAACCGCATGACCCCGCCTTGCGTTCTTCGACACCATCACCGATAGAGCCCTCTATCGGCGCCTCTCCTTCGAAAGCATAGGCAAGCATGACGACTGACCAGATCCTCGCCTTCACCGTGATCGCCGGCATGATGGCAGCATTCATCTGGGACAGGTTCCGTTACGACGTCATAGCCTGCAGCGCATTGCTGGTGGCGGTGGCGCTTGGCGTCGTGCCTTTCAACAAGGCTTTCTCCGGTTTTTCCGACGATATCGTCATCATCGTCGCAAGCGCGCTGATCGTCAGTTCGGCCGTGGCGCGTTCGGGGGTCGTTGATATGACGATCAAGAAATATTTCCCGGAAATGCACTCCAAGGGCCTGCAACTGGCCTTTCTGATGATCGTCGTCGCCATCATGTCGGCTTTCATCAAGAATATCGGCGCACTTGCCATCATGATGCCCGTCGCCTTCCAGTTTGCCCGCAAATCCGGCAGCCCCGTTTCTTATTATCTGATGCCGATGGCCTTTGCCGCGCTGCTGGGCGGGTTGATGACGCAGATCGGCACCTCGCCCAACATCGTCGTTTCCCGGCTGCGGGAGGAAATGACCGGCCAGAGCTTTTCGATGTTCGACTTCACCCCCGTCGGTGCGGGGCTGACCGTGATCGGCATCATCTTCCTGACCTTCGGTTACCGGCTGCTGCCGGTGCGCAACCGCCAGCAGGCATCGGTGGAGGATGCTCTCGACCAGGCGGCCTACACGGCGGAGGCAACGCTGCCGGCCGACAGCACCTTTGCCGACAGGCCGCTGCGCGAACTTTTGAAACAGGCCGATGGCGACGTGATCGCCAGCACCATCCTGCGCGGACCGCGGCGCATCTCCCCCTTCCCCGACGTCAAGCTGAAGGCCGGAGACACGGTTCTGCTTGAAGGCAGCCCCGAAGGGTTGGACCGCATCGTTTCGCAGGCGAAATTGCTGCTATCCGGCAAACCGCTAACCGAAAACGGCCAGAAAACCGGCGATCTCATCTCCATGGAAGCGGTGATCAGCAATGAATCGGTGCTAACAGGCATTTCAGCCCGCGAACTTTCCCTGTCCTACACGCGCGGCGTCAATCTGATCGCCGTCAGCCGTCGCGGCCAGCGCGTCAGCCAGCGGCTTTCCGACCTGACCTTGCAGGCGGGCGACGTCATCCTGCTGCAGGGCAGCCGCAAGAACCTGCCGCACGTATTGCAGGAATTCTCCCTTCTGCCCTTGGCCCAGCGGGAAATCCTGCTCGGCGTGCAGCGCCGTGCGCTTCTGCCCGTCATCGTGCTGGCCGCGGCCATGCTTGCCGCCGGCAGCGGGCTGGTGCCGGTCTCGGTCGCCTTTTTCGCCGCCGCCTTCCTGATGATCGTCGTCGGCGCCATTCCGCTTGCCGAAGTCTATAAATCGATCGACGGGCCGATCCTCGTCATGCTCGCCGCCCTTATTCCCGTCAGTGACAGTCTTCGCACCAGCGGCGCCAGCGAATTGATCGCCGCCTGGCTTGGCCAGGCAGCGCAAGGGCTGCCGCCTTTCGCGGCGCTCGGCATGATCCTCTTGACCGCCATGGCAGTGACGCCCTTCCTCAACAATGCCGCCACCGTGCTGGTCATGGCTCCCATCGCCGCCGGTTTCGCCACCACGCTCGGGTTCCGGCCGGAGGCCTTCCTGATGGCGGTGGCGATCGGCGCCGGCTGCGATTTCCTCACCCCCATCGGCCACCAGTGCAACACGCTGGTCATGGGTCCCGGCGGTTACCGCTTCAGCGATTATCCGCGCCTCGGCCTGCCGCTGTCGATCATGATCGTCATTGCCAGCATTCCCATGCTGCTTTACGTCTGGCCAGTGAACTAGGACTCTGGGCCAGGACGCTGAACCAGCGCGTCCCGTCGCCGTGCGAAGACAGCGCAGGCTTCGTATTTCCTTGACGCCTGCGGCAGAATATGGCCTAAGCCGAAGCCGAACGGGAATGTGCAAAAGACGCTTTCATTGCGTCTTCCAACATGATTTCCTGCCGCATCCAAACGAAAACATCGTGACAGAAGGGTGAAACCGCCCCGATGTCACTGCCACGTCACGACGAGTGAATTTCATGACCACTTCCGGCGTTCGCGTCCGCATCGCACCTTCCCCCACCGGCGAGCCGCATGTCGGCACCGCCTATATCGCGCTGTTCAACTATCTCTTCGCCCAGAAACATGGCGGCGAGTTCATCCTGCGCATCGAGGATACCGACGCCACCCGCTCGACCCTTGAATATGAGCAGAAGGTGCTGGAAGCCCTGCGCTGGACCGGCCTCACCTGGTCGGAAGGCCCCGATGTCGGCGGCCCTTACGGTCCCTACCGCCAGTCCGAGCGCAAGCCTATGTATTGGCCCTATGCAGAAGAACTGCTGGAAAAAGGCCATGCCTTCCGCTGTTTCTGCACGCCCGAGCGGCTGGAAGAAATGCGCGAAGCGCAGCGCGCCGCCGGCAAGCCGCCGAAATATGACGGCCATTGCCTCAACCTGAAGGCCGAGGAAGTCACCGCCCGCGTCGCCGCCGGCGAGGCCAATGTCGTGCGCATGAAAATCCCGACCGAAGGTTCGTGCGATTTCCATGACGGCGTTTATGGCGATGTCTCGATACCCTGGGATTCGGTCGATATGCAGGTGCTGATCAAGGCCGACGGCATGCCGACCTATCACATGGCCAACGTCATCGACGACCATCTGATGAAGATCACCCATGTGGCGCGCGGCGAGGAATGGCTGGCATCCGTGCCCAAGCACATTCTGCTTTACCGTTATTTCGGCTGGGACCAGCCCACGTTCATGCATCTTTCGCTGATGCGCAACGCCGACAAGTCGAAGCTTTCCAAGCGCAAGAACCCGACCTCGATCTCCTATTATTCCGCGCTCGGTTACCTGCCAGAAGCGCTGATGAACTTCCTTGGCCTGTTCTTCATCCAGATCGCCGAAGGCGAAGAGCTTCTGACCATGGACGAGCTGGCGGCGAAGTTCGACCCGGAAGCGCTGTCCAAGGCCGGCGCCATCTTCGACATCCAGAAGCTGGACTGGCTGAACGGCCGCTGGCTGCGCGAGAAGCTTTCGCCGGAGGAGTTCATTTCCCGCACGCTGGAATGGGCGATGGAAAGTGCCCGTCTGACCGAAGGCCTGAAGCTAGCGCAGAGCCGCATTTCAAGGCTCGGCGAATTGCCGAACCTTGCCGGCTTCCTGCTGGCGAGCGATGTCGGCCTGACGCCGGCTTCCTTTGCCGGGCTGAAGAGCAAACCGGAGGAAATCCACGAAATCCTCACCACGGTTGCCGCAGACCTCGAAAAAATGCCGGACTGGAATGTGGAAGCGATCGAGGCCGAGCTGCGCGATGTCGCCGAACGCACCGGCAAGAAGCTGCGCATCGTGACGCCGCCGCTCTTCGTCGCCATGTCCGGTTCCTCGCGCTCGCTGCCGCTGTTTGACTCGATGGCGCTGCTTGGCCGCTCCGTGGTGCGCCAGCGGCTGAAGATGGCGATTGCCGTTGTGGCCACGATGGTTGGCAGCGGAAGCTGATGATGACGTGCTGGCGGTGACGGCAGCATTCTAGAATACGCCCTCTGCTTGGGGCTTACCCCCCTCTGCCCTGCCGGGCATCTCCCCCTCAAGGGGGGAGATCAGGTGCCGCACCCGCTCGTTCCATGGGCAAGGTGCCCGCCGCTTGTCGATCTCCCCCCTTGAGGGGGAGATGTCCGGCAGGACAGAGGGGGGTAAGCCCGGAGCGCACAGGGTAACCGCAACGAACAAGCCCGCTAAAGGCGAACACCATGAACGACAAGACGACCGAAACCACCGCCCTCTCCTCCGACGCGACAGAAGTGCGCCGCCAGAAACTTGCGCTGTTGCGCGAGCAGATCGGCGATGTCTATCCGGCGCATTTCCACCGCACGCTGACCAATGCGGAGCTTTCGGAAAAATACGCCGATATCGAAGCTGACGTTGAAACCGGCGATACGGTGACGGTGGCCGGCCGCGTTTATTCCTCGCGCAATTCCGGCATGTTCATGGATATCCATGACGCCTCGGGCAAGGTGCAAATCTTCTCCCACAAGGATACGACGCCGGAAGCGGCGCGCAACCTGCTGCCGATGATCGATATCGGCGACATCATTGGCGTCACCGGCAAGGTGCGCCGCACCAAGCGCGGCGAGCTGACGATCAACGCCGAAGAAATCACCATGCTGACGAAGTCGCTGCTGCCGATGCCCGAGAAGTGGCATGGCGTCTCCGACATCGAGCTGCGTTACCGCAAGCGCCATCTGGATATTCTCTCCAACGAGGAATCCAAGCTGCGCTTCCTGCAGCGTTCGAAGATTCTCTCCGGCATCCGCCGCTTCATGGAGGCCGAAGGCTTCCTCGAAGTGGAAACGCCGATGCTGCAGACCATCTATGGCGGCGCGACGGCCGATCCGTTCAAGACCTTCCACAACACGCTGAAGATGGACATGTATCTGCGCATCGCGCCGGAACTGTACCTGAAGCGCACGCTGGTTTCGGGCCTGACCGACAAGGTCTTCGAAATCAACCGCAACTTCCGTAACGAAGGCGTTTCCACAAGGCACAATCCTGAATTCACCATGATGGAGTGCTACTGGGCCTATGCCGACTACGAAGACATCATGGGTCTCGTGGAGCGGCTGTTCGAGACGCTGGCAATTGCCTTGCACGGCACGACCGAAGTTGAATTCCAGGGCCAGACGATCTCCTTCAAGGGTCCGTTCAAGCGCGTACCGATGCCTGAAGCCGTGAAGGAAGCGACCGGTATCGATTTCCTCGCCATCAAGACCGACGAAGAAGCCCGCGCTGCCGCCAAAGCCGCCGGTTTTGCGGTGGAGAAGGACTGGACCTGGGGCGAATGCCTTGCCTTCATCTTCGAAGAGAAGGTGGAAGGCACGCTGATCCAGCCGAGCCACGTCACGCATTTCCCGAAGGACATTTCGCCGTTTGCCAAGGAAGTGCCGGGCGAACCGCGCCTCGTCGAGCGTTTCGAAAGCTATTGCAACGCCTGGGAAGTGGGCAACGCCTTCTCGGAACTCAACGATCCGGAAGAACAGCGCCGCCGCATGGTGGAACAGCTGGAACAGGCGCACGCCCGCGGTGAAAAGGACAAGCAGCTGGACGAGGAATTCCTCGATGCCATCGACCAGGGCATGCCGCCCGCCGGCGGTCTCGGCATCGGCGTCGATCGCCTGATCATGCTGCTCACCAACGCCCCGTCGATCCGTGACGTCATCCTCTTCCCGGCCCGCCGCAACAAGGCGGATTGATCGAACGAAAACGAAGGCGGCCTCACGGCCGCCTACTCCGGATGAGATTTTCTTCATCGCCATGCTTTGGGACAGGCCCACTGCTGTCCGGTTTAAATTTTCGCGCGCCGCCTATAACATAGATTTTTAATGATGGTCAGACGTCACGCGCCCTTCGGACACGAATGAAGTATGGGCGTCCTTCGATGAAGGGCAAACCTCGCCAGACACTCTGACGTCATCCTCGGGCTTGTCCCGGGGATCTGCAATGGTTTGATTTTGTTGACGTGTTTAGATCCTTGGGACAAGCCCAAGGATGACGTCGTTACAATTGGCCTGACTCGCTTTTCTATCGGACAACGGCCTCCGTTTAAAACGGACGCCCCTAGTGCCCGGCCTTGCCCGCACCCGGCTCCTCAGCCGCCGGTTTTTCCTCCGCCGCCTGCGCGGTCGTCGAGCCTTTTCCGAAGATCAACGATTTCAGATAGGTCAGGCTGAAGATGCTGCCGCCATCGGCTTCCGGTGTCGAAGTCAGCAATTCATCGGCACCGGGTTCGCCCCGCGCTTCGGGAGACGGCTGTTCTCCGTGCGCTTCCGCACCGGCCCCGCCTTCATCCGTTTCCGCGGGTGCTGCACCATGGCCGCCGCCCTCGTCCTTGGCTTCGCCATGCCCGGCCGCGCCTTTCGCAGCCTTGCCTTCATGGCCTTCAGCACCGGCATCCGAAGCCGGCGTCGCGCAATCGGCGGTATCGCTCAGGCTTGCGGCCATGGTTTCGGCGTCCTCAAGCGGCAGATCGATACGCAGCCCATAAAACTGGCCGCTGCCATTGGCCGCGCCATCATAATAAAAAGCGGAATAACGCTGGGCATCGGCGCCCTGCGGAATCTTGGTGGGATCAGGAATGAAGACGACCTGTGCGGCAATGGCCCGGCCGCGCATTTCCGAGCGCAATTGCGGGCCATTCCTGTCGAGCACCGACACCTGTACCAGATCTGGCTTCTGTTTATCGTAAACTGCCTTGGCGACGCGGAGTGCGGTTTTCAACCGCTCCGTGCCATCGCCACCTGCGGTGCGGATGAATT
Encoded proteins:
- a CDS encoding TerC family protein, encoding MESILPLLSDPAAWVALVTLIVMEVVLGIDNLIFISILTNKLPPEQREKARKIGIGLALVMRLGLLGTVAWIVQLTTPVFEVFGHAFSWKDMILIAGGLFLVWKATKEIHHNVDPEDHKEDMVGGPVAMNFGAAIGQILLLDLVFSVDSIITAVGMTPHLPIMIVAVVVAVAVMLLAATPLANFIERNPTIVMLALAFLMMIGTTLIAEGMGFHVPKGYVYAAMAFSALVEVLNMFARNARQRKKAEASGDTRH
- a CDS encoding SLC13 family permease, which encodes MTTDQILAFTVIAGMMAAFIWDRFRYDVIACSALLVAVALGVVPFNKAFSGFSDDIVIIVASALIVSSAVARSGVVDMTIKKYFPEMHSKGLQLAFLMIVVAIMSAFIKNIGALAIMMPVAFQFARKSGSPVSYYLMPMAFAALLGGLMTQIGTSPNIVVSRLREEMTGQSFSMFDFTPVGAGLTVIGIIFLTFGYRLLPVRNRQQASVEDALDQAAYTAEATLPADSTFADRPLRELLKQADGDVIASTILRGPRRISPFPDVKLKAGDTVLLEGSPEGLDRIVSQAKLLLSGKPLTENGQKTGDLISMEAVISNESVLTGISARELSLSYTRGVNLIAVSRRGQRVSQRLSDLTLQAGDVILLQGSRKNLPHVLQEFSLLPLAQREILLGVQRRALLPVIVLAAAMLAAGSGLVPVSVAFFAAAFLMIVVGAIPLAEVYKSIDGPILVMLAALIPVSDSLRTSGASELIAAWLGQAAQGLPPFAALGMILLTAMAVTPFLNNAATVLVMAPIAAGFATTLGFRPEAFLMAVAIGAGCDFLTPIGHQCNTLVMGPGGYRFSDYPRLGLPLSIMIVIASIPMLLYVWPVN
- a CDS encoding TetR/AcrR family transcriptional regulator, with the translated sequence MAGGNMDMEADMETGCPGNPAGRFAAGEDPAKREQILAGAWRVFKRKGFDAASMNDITREAGVSKGTIYVYFSNKEDLFAALVDQHRQEFATSMRNILAGTEEVREGLKQFGKAFANKMICSDMVPAMRSVIGVIDRMPKLAQRFFIAAPNNVRTVLQDFIEHHVALGHLKVDDVELAARQYIELSTGTFFKLRLFGEIDGPVPEEELDRVINSAITVFMAAYGTNRA
- the gltX gene encoding glutamate--tRNA ligase yields the protein MTTSGVRVRIAPSPTGEPHVGTAYIALFNYLFAQKHGGEFILRIEDTDATRSTLEYEQKVLEALRWTGLTWSEGPDVGGPYGPYRQSERKPMYWPYAEELLEKGHAFRCFCTPERLEEMREAQRAAGKPPKYDGHCLNLKAEEVTARVAAGEANVVRMKIPTEGSCDFHDGVYGDVSIPWDSVDMQVLIKADGMPTYHMANVIDDHLMKITHVARGEEWLASVPKHILLYRYFGWDQPTFMHLSLMRNADKSKLSKRKNPTSISYYSALGYLPEALMNFLGLFFIQIAEGEELLTMDELAAKFDPEALSKAGAIFDIQKLDWLNGRWLREKLSPEEFISRTLEWAMESARLTEGLKLAQSRISRLGELPNLAGFLLASDVGLTPASFAGLKSKPEEIHEILTTVAADLEKMPDWNVEAIEAELRDVAERTGKKLRIVTPPLFVAMSGSSRSLPLFDSMALLGRSVVRQRLKMAIAVVATMVGSGS
- the lysS gene encoding lysine--tRNA ligase, which translates into the protein MNDKTTETTALSSDATEVRRQKLALLREQIGDVYPAHFHRTLTNAELSEKYADIEADVETGDTVTVAGRVYSSRNSGMFMDIHDASGKVQIFSHKDTTPEAARNLLPMIDIGDIIGVTGKVRRTKRGELTINAEEITMLTKSLLPMPEKWHGVSDIELRYRKRHLDILSNEESKLRFLQRSKILSGIRRFMEAEGFLEVETPMLQTIYGGATADPFKTFHNTLKMDMYLRIAPELYLKRTLVSGLTDKVFEINRNFRNEGVSTRHNPEFTMMECYWAYADYEDIMGLVERLFETLAIALHGTTEVEFQGQTISFKGPFKRVPMPEAVKEATGIDFLAIKTDEEARAAAKAAGFAVEKDWTWGECLAFIFEEKVEGTLIQPSHVTHFPKDISPFAKEVPGEPRLVERFESYCNAWEVGNAFSELNDPEEQRRRMVEQLEQAHARGEKDKQLDEEFLDAIDQGMPPAGGLGIGVDRLIMLLTNAPSIRDVILFPARRNKAD